In Pseudomonas fluorescens NCIMB 11764, a single window of DNA contains:
- a CDS encoding DUF4224 domain-containing protein yields the protein MNTANKFQLSSETLTEDELTVITGYKAPSCQRQWLQRNAWNHVLTAAQRPVVGRVYARLKLAGVTPSETNAVAETWSLDLSRVS from the coding sequence ATGAATACAGCAAACAAATTCCAGCTCTCAAGCGAGACGCTGACAGAAGATGAGCTGACCGTCATTACGGGCTACAAGGCTCCGTCCTGCCAGCGTCAGTGGCTGCAACGCAATGCTTGGAACCACGTGCTCACCGCCGCACAACGCCCCGTCGTAGGACGCGTGTACGCCCGCCTGAAGCTAGCCGGGGTAACGCCATCAGAAACCAATGCTGTGGCTGAAACGTGGTCTCTTGATCTATCCCGTGTGAGTTAA
- a CDS encoding S8 family peptidase, producing MNFFIPAPAIPRTVKPSLFTPFDIGIDALLGVPLARKSFQVDGSGLAVAVLDTGLRVTHECFAGRVVEGRNFTGDDDSDPSKVTDYNGHGTNVTGLIAAGTNDERRGIAPMVSIIPLKVFPAMTIDPLLDAFKWIDDNAERLSISVVNLSLGVPGINLESDEAARIQFPELHKLLKSLHAKRIAVVFAAGNSFKEFESEGMSIPAIFREAISVGAVYDSSVGERSYEGGAVAFTTHADQITPYTQRLSKETSPECYTDVFSAGGAATSAGAEDDHATSIQDGTSQAAPTVAGIILLLQQHYQRLVGELPPVTLLQEVLRSTSTWIVDGDDEADNVKHTQRKYPRVNAFESLVALDRYVKLGAA from the coding sequence ATGAATTTTTTTATTCCCGCGCCAGCAATTCCTCGTACAGTCAAACCATCTCTTTTTACACCGTTCGATATTGGGATTGATGCATTGTTAGGCGTGCCCCTAGCACGAAAAAGTTTTCAGGTTGACGGAAGTGGTTTGGCCGTGGCTGTCTTGGATACAGGCCTTCGAGTGACACATGAGTGCTTTGCTGGTCGTGTTGTCGAGGGGCGTAATTTTACTGGGGATGATGATTCTGATCCGTCGAAGGTTACAGATTACAATGGGCATGGAACCAATGTCACTGGGCTTATCGCAGCAGGTACAAACGATGAACGTCGAGGCATTGCCCCTATGGTCTCGATAATACCCCTCAAGGTTTTTCCGGCGATGACAATTGATCCACTCTTGGATGCCTTTAAATGGATTGATGATAACGCTGAGCGACTTAGTATATCTGTTGTCAACTTATCGTTAGGTGTCCCTGGTATCAACCTTGAGAGCGATGAGGCAGCAAGAATCCAATTTCCTGAACTACATAAATTGCTAAAGTCCCTTCATGCCAAACGTATCGCGGTTGTCTTCGCAGCAGGTAACAGCTTCAAAGAGTTTGAAAGTGAGGGTATGAGCATTCCAGCTATTTTTCGAGAGGCAATATCGGTTGGAGCTGTATATGACTCGTCGGTTGGCGAGCGATCTTATGAGGGCGGTGCTGTCGCTTTTACGACTCATGCTGATCAAATTACTCCATATACCCAGAGGCTATCTAAAGAAACGAGCCCTGAGTGCTATACCGACGTTTTTTCCGCGGGGGGGGCAGCTACATCGGCTGGCGCCGAAGATGATCACGCCACTTCCATTCAAGACGGCACCAGCCAGGCCGCTCCAACTGTGGCTGGGATCATCCTCTTGCTGCAGCAACACTACCAAAGGCTGGTTGGTGAACTCCCACCTGTAACTCTGCTACAGGAAGTATTGCGATCCACCTCGACATGGATAGTTGATGGCGACGATGAGGCCGATAATGTGAAGCATACGCAGCGTAAGTATCCACGGGTCAATGCATTCGAGTCGCTTGTTGCTCTAGATCGATATGTGAAACTTGGGGCGGCATAA
- a CDS encoding CBS domain-containing protein, with translation MKTAAQLLKLKVVQNQHVHSIAPDQMVLEALKMMAEKNVGALPVIEAGQVVGVISERDYARKVVLQGRSSVGTPVRDIMSAPVVTADSQQSIERCMAVMTDSHLRHLPVVDSGELIGLLSIGDLVKEAIVEQADLIRQLEYYIRGH, from the coding sequence ATGAAAACAGCCGCACAGCTGCTGAAACTGAAAGTCGTGCAAAACCAGCACGTGCATAGCATTGCGCCGGACCAGATGGTGCTTGAAGCGCTGAAAATGATGGCCGAGAAGAATGTGGGCGCGCTGCCGGTCATCGAAGCGGGGCAGGTGGTCGGCGTCATCAGCGAGCGCGACTATGCGCGCAAGGTCGTTCTGCAGGGACGCTCCTCGGTCGGCACACCCGTGCGCGACATCATGAGCGCGCCGGTGGTGACAGCCGACAGCCAGCAGAGCATTGAACGTTGTATGGCGGTCATGACCGACAGCCACCTGCGCCATTTGCCGGTCGTCGATAGCGGCGAGTTGATCGGTTTGTTGTCGATTGGCGATCTGGTCAAAGAAGCGATTGTCGAGCAGGCCGATTTGATTCGGCAGTTGGAGTACTACATTCGTGGGCACTAA
- a CDS encoding dCTP deaminase domain-containing protein, with protein MLDESYPVGMLTDTDIKKALHVLFSEHADAVRAKYSTYEIVLDKGFQVIQYSNAGEVERLDRSPENGIIAVAPGETVLVFSKEYFSLPHNVYARVNTVGQIFLAGFSAENTYVDPGFQGQISITLINNSSRVLSMEQGAPLARVEFIKLSKKPERTHSGRKGVRESKVVPSIDSSSADTYKALDLLVLLKQIETSISVEAIQKKSIRTDIALTRAYIKLAEEVGTSREQIRVHDETFNLQDKLLKRSQRLAAFALATAVALWLDKLGFTQWVVQSITTIGSDNTKPTYWLNVVVNITCSVAATPIFSFLLGRYQNARTKKK; from the coding sequence ATGCTCGACGAATCATACCCAGTTGGCATGTTAACTGACACAGATATCAAGAAAGCACTGCATGTTTTATTTTCCGAACACGCCGATGCAGTACGCGCTAAATATTCAACTTATGAAATCGTCCTAGACAAAGGATTTCAAGTAATACAATATTCAAACGCAGGAGAAGTTGAAAGACTAGATCGATCCCCTGAAAATGGTATCATTGCAGTGGCCCCGGGTGAAACAGTGCTTGTTTTTTCAAAGGAGTATTTTTCATTACCACATAATGTATATGCTCGAGTGAATACAGTTGGTCAGATTTTTTTAGCTGGATTTTCGGCTGAAAATACCTACGTTGATCCTGGCTTTCAGGGCCAAATTTCAATTACACTTATAAATAACTCAAGTCGCGTACTTTCGATGGAGCAGGGGGCGCCCTTAGCTAGAGTTGAATTTATCAAGCTATCTAAAAAACCAGAGAGAACTCATTCGGGTCGAAAAGGTGTGCGTGAGTCCAAGGTAGTTCCTTCGATTGATTCAAGCTCAGCAGATACTTACAAGGCATTAGACCTGCTTGTTTTATTAAAACAAATTGAAACATCAATCAGCGTTGAAGCCATTCAGAAAAAATCGATACGAACGGATATTGCATTAACTCGAGCTTATATAAAGCTTGCCGAGGAAGTTGGCACAAGTCGCGAGCAAATTCGTGTTCATGATGAAACATTCAACCTTCAAGATAAATTATTAAAACGCAGTCAGCGCCTTGCTGCCTTCGCACTCGCTACTGCCGTAGCTCTTTGGCTAGATAAATTAGGATTTACCCAGTGGGTTGTGCAATCCATTACAACCATAGGTAGCGATAACACAAAACCAACCTACTGGCTCAATGTCGTCGTCAACATTACTTGCTCAGTGGCGGCCACGCCAATATTCTCCTTTCTTCTGGGGCGCTACCAAAATGCAAGAACTAAAAAGAAATAA
- a CDS encoding glycoside hydrolase family 19 protein, translating into MSITEQQLQRIMPNARRQAGVFVSALNAAMAHRQINTPKRQAVFLAQVGHESGQLQYVRELGGDQYLSKYDTGTLAARLGNTPEADGDGQRYRGRGLIQITGHSNYLRCSLALFGDERLLRTPELLELPQWAAESAAWFWCVRELNALADRDEFEAITRKINGGLNGLADRLQLWERARAVLCISSI; encoded by the coding sequence ATGTCCATTACCGAACAACAGCTACAACGCATCATGCCCAACGCCCGCCGCCAAGCGGGCGTTTTTGTTTCCGCTCTAAATGCCGCCATGGCCCACCGGCAAATCAACACGCCGAAACGCCAGGCCGTGTTCCTCGCCCAGGTGGGGCACGAATCCGGTCAGCTGCAGTACGTCCGCGAGTTGGGAGGCGATCAATACCTGAGCAAATACGACACCGGCACCCTGGCCGCGCGCTTAGGTAATACCCCTGAAGCCGACGGCGATGGCCAGCGTTATCGCGGTCGTGGCCTGATCCAGATAACTGGCCATAGCAACTACCTACGCTGCAGTTTGGCGCTATTCGGTGATGAGCGTTTGCTTCGTACGCCTGAGCTGCTCGAGCTGCCGCAATGGGCTGCCGAGTCGGCCGCGTGGTTCTGGTGCGTACGGGAGCTGAATGCTCTGGCAGATCGGGATGAGTTCGAGGCGATCACCCGCAAGATCAACGGCGGTCTCAATGGTTTGGCGGATCGGTTGCAGCTGTGGGAGCGTGCGAGGGCAGTGTTATGCATCTCGTCGATCTGA
- a CDS encoding DUF3644 domain-containing protein, which yields MKSRSRSMLDKSISAMLSAMEIYNKPDFKYREESFSVLCINAWELLFKAKILSLSSNKTASLYSMEYRTLKNGDKSKLPRPRTNRSGNPMSISMFEAFRIITEEFGSKIEKAVIDNITALSEIRDNSIHFINDDLLLSLKIQELGSASLQNYANIVKSWHGDILSKYNFYLMPISFFRGFDEAPGIMLNPKEKKVLDYINQIEKTYDDDDISSYNLTLRVDIKFQKVKSDAALPIQYSTDSNATKIIITELDISEKYPWDYQNLTTRLSRRFKDFKQNNSYHTIRKALETDEKFAHKRYLTPGSTTGIPKVFYNPNILKEFDAHYEKF from the coding sequence ATGAAATCACGTTCGCGAAGCATGTTAGACAAATCTATATCTGCAATGCTCTCAGCTATGGAAATTTACAATAAGCCGGACTTTAAATACCGGGAAGAAAGTTTCTCAGTACTATGTATCAATGCTTGGGAATTACTATTCAAAGCAAAAATACTCAGCCTTTCGAGCAACAAAACGGCCTCGCTTTACTCAATGGAATATCGAACACTTAAAAATGGCGATAAATCTAAGCTTCCTAGACCGAGAACCAATCGATCTGGCAACCCAATGTCTATTAGCATGTTTGAAGCATTTCGAATAATAACAGAAGAGTTTGGGAGCAAGATAGAGAAAGCTGTTATTGACAACATAACCGCACTGAGCGAAATCAGAGATAACTCAATTCACTTTATTAATGACGACCTTCTGCTAAGTTTAAAAATACAAGAACTTGGCAGCGCATCACTGCAAAACTACGCAAATATTGTTAAAAGCTGGCACGGCGACATTCTTTCAAAATACAACTTTTACTTGATGCCCATTTCATTTTTTAGAGGATTCGACGAAGCACCAGGAATCATGCTTAACCCAAAAGAAAAGAAAGTACTAGACTATATCAATCAAATCGAAAAAACTTATGATGACGATGATATCAGCTCTTACAATCTGACATTAAGAGTTGACATAAAATTCCAGAAAGTAAAAAGTGACGCCGCTTTACCGATCCAATACTCTACAGATAGCAACGCAACAAAAATAATCATCACAGAACTAGACATATCTGAAAAATATCCATGGGACTATCAAAACCTTACTACTCGCCTGAGTCGTCGATTCAAAGATTTCAAACAAAATAATAGTTACCACACTATTCGCAAAGCATTAGAGACAGACGAGAAATTTGCACATAAGCGCTACCTTACGCCAGGAAGCACTACCGGAATTCCAAAGGTGTTTTACAATCCGAATATCCTAAAAGAATTCGATGCACACTATGAGAAGTTTTAG
- a CDS encoding Abi-alpha family protein, producing MDEELIAKLLPSADKVYEDVGSEAAKEVGGLLTDVVKTFRLIFAPIQYTAFLQDTLKVHLKKSLRKVSEENLIPPVRSLALPILEQLKFHEDGILADLYINLLSCTMDRERVSYAHPGFINIISQMAPDEALLLEQLSGNEGKIYIRCADQSGYHYAPLEKERQTLYANMIYDESIEARVEPHMAKPERLASPDLFLTYVEHLVALGIVQYTNEDKVYVSAGVSRLGMQIDSFVVRLSKFGILFHTACMEDPSFGSAYD from the coding sequence ATGGATGAAGAACTGATTGCAAAGTTACTGCCTTCGGCAGACAAAGTTTACGAAGACGTTGGAAGCGAGGCTGCCAAAGAGGTAGGAGGTCTTCTGACTGATGTCGTGAAGACCTTCCGACTTATATTTGCCCCCATCCAGTACACCGCTTTTCTGCAAGACACACTTAAGGTGCACCTTAAGAAATCTCTACGAAAAGTGTCAGAAGAAAATTTGATCCCGCCTGTACGATCCTTGGCGTTACCGATACTTGAGCAGCTAAAGTTTCATGAAGACGGTATCTTGGCAGATCTCTACATCAACCTATTAAGTTGCACCATGGATCGAGAGCGTGTTTCTTACGCTCACCCGGGCTTTATCAATATAATTTCCCAAATGGCACCGGACGAAGCCCTACTTCTAGAGCAACTGTCCGGCAATGAAGGAAAAATTTACATTCGTTGCGCTGACCAGAGCGGATACCACTACGCTCCTCTTGAGAAAGAGCGCCAGACGCTATACGCGAATATGATTTACGATGAGTCGATCGAGGCGCGCGTCGAGCCACATATGGCCAAACCAGAGAGGCTAGCGTCTCCCGACCTCTTTTTAACGTACGTTGAGCATCTGGTCGCGTTAGGTATTGTTCAATACACAAACGAAGACAAAGTATATGTTTCAGCTGGCGTGTCACGGCTTGGAATGCAAATTGATAGTTTCGTAGTCAGATTGTCGAAGTTCGGAATATTATTTCACACCGCATGCATGGAAGACCCTAGCTTCGGTAGTGCATATGATTAA
- a CDS encoding flavin reductase family protein, which translates to MQELKRNKFRALYQPSKLLLGIIPTDSPSEFNIIALCFTMTCSYKPPMIAVSFEKKNFSYELMKSASNFVLAVPGESLAEQAMKCGLLSGRTANKFHECSFTKQQLPHTNVPGISEAIANIELSVESRLITGDHLTVIGRVVGYHVNPKNVEKNLLAIGPNIRGYKLLVRKGLHRIAVIQGHSDDFIDGFKLDRILS; encoded by the coding sequence ATGCAAGAACTAAAAAGAAATAAATTTAGAGCGCTGTACCAACCCAGCAAATTACTTCTTGGAATTATACCCACGGATTCTCCAAGTGAATTCAATATAATAGCGCTATGCTTCACCATGACTTGCTCTTATAAGCCACCCATGATTGCCGTATCATTCGAAAAGAAAAATTTTTCATACGAATTAATGAAATCCGCTTCAAATTTTGTATTAGCGGTTCCAGGAGAGTCACTGGCCGAGCAGGCCATGAAGTGTGGCTTACTCAGCGGAAGGACGGCAAATAAATTTCATGAGTGTAGCTTTACCAAGCAACAACTCCCCCACACTAACGTGCCTGGAATATCTGAGGCAATAGCTAATATAGAGTTATCTGTAGAGTCTCGACTCATCACGGGAGACCATCTAACTGTAATAGGTCGAGTTGTCGGCTACCATGTAAACCCCAAAAACGTAGAGAAAAACTTATTAGCTATCGGCCCCAATATTCGAGGTTATAAACTATTAGTACGCAAGGGACTTCATCGTATCGCGGTAATCCAAGGCCATAGTGATGATTTCATAGACGGCTTTAAGCTAGATCGAATACTTTCATAG
- a CDS encoding tyrosine-type recombinase/integrase translates to MRQKKTANRDLPPRMIRRTRARKNGSIWVGYYYNGRNADGNRVEIPLGSDLDEAKVEWARLDRKATPKPAHLMGRLFDDYEKRVIPRLKLGTQKDYLKGLKQLRNAFDSAPIDAVTPQVIAQYRDARTAKVRANREIALLSTIFTFAREWGLTEKANPCARLRRNKETPRDFYAGQVVWDAVYAEAPPELKDAMDLAYLTGQRPADVLKTSKADLNNGFLMVSQGKTQKRLRIRLHDGNVASNLSTFLDALLERKAIAGIRSSSLITNQAGLRMSYAMLRNRWDEARENAAAKAATKGDATLAAAIRQFQFRDIRPKAASEIDDIDHASRLLGHSSQEMTKKVYRRVGEIVGPTK, encoded by the coding sequence ATGCGCCAGAAGAAAACAGCAAACCGAGATCTGCCGCCTCGGATGATCCGACGAACCCGCGCGCGAAAGAACGGTAGCATCTGGGTGGGCTACTACTACAACGGCCGGAACGCCGACGGTAATAGAGTGGAGATCCCGCTCGGCAGCGATCTCGATGAAGCTAAAGTCGAATGGGCACGTCTGGATCGCAAAGCCACACCCAAACCTGCTCATCTAATGGGCAGGTTATTCGATGATTACGAAAAAAGGGTCATCCCTAGGCTGAAGCTCGGCACCCAAAAGGACTACTTGAAAGGTCTCAAGCAACTACGCAACGCGTTCGACTCAGCCCCTATCGACGCTGTCACTCCACAAGTGATTGCCCAGTATCGTGACGCCAGGACAGCGAAGGTACGTGCTAACCGCGAGATCGCCCTCCTCTCGACTATCTTCACCTTCGCCCGCGAATGGGGACTTACGGAAAAGGCAAACCCCTGCGCCCGCCTTCGCAGAAACAAAGAGACACCCCGCGACTTCTACGCTGGCCAAGTTGTTTGGGATGCGGTTTACGCCGAGGCTCCGCCCGAACTCAAGGACGCGATGGACCTGGCCTATCTGACCGGCCAGCGCCCAGCCGACGTGCTCAAAACCTCTAAAGCCGACCTCAACAACGGATTCCTGATGGTAAGCCAGGGCAAGACTCAGAAACGCTTACGCATACGCCTACACGACGGGAATGTCGCATCAAATCTAAGCACCTTCCTTGATGCTTTGCTTGAGCGAAAAGCAATCGCCGGCATCAGAAGCTCGAGCCTAATCACCAACCAAGCAGGCCTGAGAATGAGTTACGCCATGCTGAGAAATCGGTGGGATGAAGCCCGAGAAAATGCAGCAGCGAAAGCGGCGACCAAAGGTGATGCAACGCTTGCGGCTGCTATACGCCAGTTCCAATTCCGCGACATTCGCCCAAAGGCTGCCAGCGAAATTGATGACATTGATCATGCTAGCCGGCTGCTTGGCCACTCGTCGCAGGAAATGACGAAAAAAGTTTATCGCCGTGTTGGTGAGATCGTCGGACCCACAAAATAA